The Medicago truncatula cultivar Jemalong A17 chromosome 4, MtrunA17r5.0-ANR, whole genome shotgun sequence genome includes a region encoding these proteins:
- the LOC120579879 gene encoding uncharacterized protein — protein sequence MSDIIEALLEVSNKDDDSKIRSEAKSLATHKLSDFEFIVSIIIWFDILSAINLVSKLLQSNDMLIDVAMSKIKELISFFKEYRKTGFKKTLDDATEVAIELNIDPVFPQRRIIRRKMQFDEDLNTPSVEQSEEEFFRVNYFLCLVDQAIVSHNKRFEQFQQYEAVFGFLFTLTS from the coding sequence ATGTCAGATATTATTGAAGCTTTACTTGAAGTGTCAAATAAGGATGATGATTCTAAAATAAGAAGTGAAGCTAAATCTTTAGCAACACATAAACTTagtgattttgagtttatagtATCTATAATTATATGGTTTGACATATTATCTGCAATTAATTTGGTTAGCAAGCTCTTACAGTCAAATGATATGCTTATTGATGTTGCtatgtcaaaaataaaagaattaatttctttttttaaggaatatagaAAAACTGGTTTTAAGAAGACCTTGGATGATGCTACAGAAGTTGCCATTGAATTGAATATTGACCCGGTATTTCCTCAAAGGCGCATAATTCGAAGAAAAATGCAGTTTGATGAGGATTTGAATACCCCGTCAGTTGAGCaatctgaagaagaattttttagagTTAATTACTTTCTTTGCCTTGTTGATCAAGCTATTGTATCTCATAATAAGAGATTTGAACAATTCCAACAATATGAAgctgtttttggttttttgtttacTTTGACAAGTTAA
- the LOC120579880 gene encoding zinc finger MYM-type protein 1-like, with the protein MPPKLAPPRLPPKIRKFESGTEKRRKKKKIAELIESQTGALDKFIVKETQIPIDDSPVDTISVDVIPVDAILVDNVDAMPIPIDDIHVDVIPIDDNVVVDVDVENLNDNEDDNQNVDNVNDIHISVDIFDPRNWDSVESKMIELLATKGPIRDLSIVKGSRDKSSRRFTANLYTRTLSNGEKCDRDWLVYSKELDRLFCFCCKVFKRGTGRGQLANEGFSDWSHVFVRLKEHEARLEHIKSMTNWYELRQRMNSFQIIDKTTQKLIEKEKDHWKSVLKRIIAIVKFLVKHNLAFRGSVDKLDEDGNGNFLGLIEMLNEFDPCVQEHVRRVTVDNLHVHYLGPRIQNELILLLASKIKNQIIERIKQAKYFSVILDCTPDISHQKQMSLIIRYVDVSSNSVSIEESFLGFLNVNDTTGQGLFER; encoded by the coding sequence ATGCCTCCTAAATTGGCTCCTCCTAGATTGCCGCCTAAGATTCGAAAGTTTGAGTCTGGCACTGAGAAGcgtaggaaaaagaaaaaaattgctgAGTTAATTGAATCCCAAACAGGAGCTCTTGATAAATTTATTGTAAAAGAAACACAAATTCCTATTGATGATAGTCCTGTTGATACTATTTCTGTTGATGTTATTCCTGTTGATGCTATTCTCGTTGATAATGTTGATGCTATGCCTATTCCTATTGATGACATTCATGTTGATGTTATTCCTATCGATGATAATGTTGTTgtggatgttgatgttgaaaatCTGAATGATAATGAAGATGATAATCAAAATGTTGATAATGTTAATGACATTCACATTAGTGTAGATATATTTGATCCAAGAAATTGGGATTCTGTCGAGTCTAAAATGATTGAGTTGTTAGCTACAAAAGGCCCTATAAGAGATTTAAGTATCGTGAAGGGTTCTAGAGATAAATCTTCTAGACGCTTTACGGCTAATTTGTATACTAGAACTTTATCAAATGGAGAGAAGTGTGATAGAGATTGGCTTGTTTATTCAAAAGAGCTTGAtagattattttgtttttgttgtaaagTTTTTAAAAGAGGGACTGGTAGAGGTCAATTAGCAAATGAGGGTTTTAGCGATTGGTCACATGTTTTTGTTAGACTTAAAGAGCATGAGGCAAGGTTGGAACACATTAAGAGCATGACTAATTGGTATGAGTTGCGTCAAAGGATgaatagttttcaaattattgataaaacaacTCAAAAATTGATTGAGAAAGAAAAGGATCATTGGAAAAGTGTTTTAAAAAGAATCATTGCAATAGTGAAATTCCTTGTTAAACATAATTTGGCCTTCCGTGGTTCTGTAGACAAATTGGATGAAGATGGCAATGGGAactttttaggcttaattgaaaTGTTAAATGAATTTGATCCATGTGTCCAAGAACATGTTAGACGTGTTACTGTTGATAATCTTCATGTTCACTATCTTGGGCCTAGAATCCAAAATGAGTTAATACTTTTGCTTgcttctaaaattaaaaatcaaatcattgAAAGAATCAAACAAGCAAAATATTTCTCAGTGATACTTGATTGTACTCCTGATATTAGTCACCAAAAACAAATGTCTTTGATAATACGATATGTAGATGTTTCTTCAAATTCTGTTAGCATTGAGGAGTCttttttaggatttttgaaTGTGAATGATACAACTGGGCAAGGGctttttgaaagataa